In Flavobacterium endoglycinae, one DNA window encodes the following:
- the fusA gene encoding elongation factor G, with amino-acid sequence MARDLKYTRNIGIAAHIDAGKTTTTERILFYTGKSHKIGEVHDGAATMDWMAQEQERGITITSAATTCTWNFPTEQGKVLPESLPYHFNIIDTPGHVDFTVEVNRSLRVLDGLVFLFSAVDGVEPQSETNWRLADQYRVPRMGFVNKMDRQGANFLAVCGQVKDMLKSNAVAITLPIGDEADFKGIVDLVKNQAIVWHDETQGATFDIVDIPADMVDDVKHYRSILIEEIATYDENLLDKYMEDENSITEEEINNALRAATIDMAIIPMLAGSSFKNKGVQFMLDAVCKYLPSPLDKEGIEGIHPDDADLLEEDQKKILRRPDVKEPFAALAFKIATDPFVGRLAFFRAYSGRLDAGSYVLNTRSGNKERISRIYQMHANKQNPIEFIEAGDIGAAVGFKDIKTGDTLSDEKNPIILESMKFPDPVIGIAIEPKTKADVDKMGMALAKLAEEDPTFTVRTDEASGQTIISGMGELHLDILVDRMKREFKVEVNQGEPQVEYKEAFTRSAQHRETYKKQSGGRGKFGDIVFRIEPADEVDGKVPVGLQFVNEVKGGNVPKEYIPAVEKGFREAMKTGPLAGYAVDSLKVTLLDGSFHPVDSDALSFELAARMGYKESGKAAGAVILEPIMKIEVITPEENMGDIVGDLNRRRGQVNDMGDRNGAKTIKADVPLAEMFGYVTTLRTLSSGRATSTMEFSHYAETPSNISEEVIKKAKGNA; translated from the coding sequence ATGGCTAGAGATTTAAAATATACAAGAAATATCGGGATCGCTGCTCACATTGATGCTGGTAAAACAACAACTACTGAGCGTATTCTTTTTTATACTGGAAAGTCACACAAGATTGGTGAGGTGCACGATGGTGCTGCAACAATGGACTGGATGGCACAAGAGCAAGAAAGAGGTATTACAATTACTTCTGCTGCTACAACTTGTACTTGGAACTTCCCAACAGAGCAAGGTAAAGTTCTTCCAGAATCATTGCCTTACCACTTTAATATTATTGATACTCCTGGACACGTTGACTTTACTGTAGAGGTAAACCGTTCTTTACGTGTACTTGATGGTTTAGTTTTCTTATTTAGTGCTGTTGATGGTGTTGAGCCACAATCAGAAACTAACTGGAGACTTGCAGATCAATATAGAGTTCCTCGTATGGGATTCGTAAACAAAATGGACCGTCAAGGTGCTAACTTCTTAGCTGTATGCGGACAGGTTAAAGATATGTTGAAATCGAATGCGGTTGCAATTACTTTGCCTATTGGTGATGAGGCAGATTTTAAAGGTATTGTTGACTTAGTGAAAAATCAAGCTATTGTATGGCATGATGAAACACAAGGAGCTACTTTTGATATCGTTGATATCCCTGCGGATATGGTTGATGATGTGAAACACTACCGTTCTATTCTTATCGAAGAGATTGCAACTTATGATGAAAATCTTTTGGATAAATACATGGAGGATGAGAACTCTATTACAGAAGAAGAAATCAATAATGCTTTAAGAGCTGCTACTATTGATATGGCAATCATTCCAATGCTTGCAGGTTCTTCTTTCAAAAATAAAGGAGTTCAATTTATGTTAGATGCTGTTTGTAAGTATTTACCATCTCCATTAGATAAAGAAGGTATTGAAGGAATTCACCCTGATGATGCTGATTTATTAGAAGAAGATCAAAAGAAAATTTTACGTAGACCAGATGTAAAAGAGCCGTTCGCTGCTTTGGCATTTAAAATTGCTACTGATCCATTCGTTGGACGTTTAGCTTTCTTCCGCGCTTACTCTGGACGTTTAGATGCTGGTTCTTATGTTTTAAATACTCGTTCTGGGAACAAAGAGAGAATCTCTCGTATCTACCAAATGCATGCTAACAAACAAAATCCAATCGAATTTATTGAGGCTGGAGATATTGGAGCAGCAGTAGGATTTAAAGATATTAAAACTGGGGATACACTTTCTGATGAAAAGAATCCAATTATTTTGGAATCTATGAAATTCCCAGATCCAGTAATTGGTATCGCTATTGAGCCTAAAACTAAAGCTGACGTAGATAAAATGGGTATGGCTTTGGCTAAATTGGCTGAAGAGGATCCAACATTTACAGTTAGAACTGACGAAGCTTCAGGTCAAACGATCATCTCTGGTATGGGTGAGCTTCACTTAGACATCTTAGTTGATCGTATGAAACGTGAGTTTAAAGTAGAGGTAAATCAAGGTGAGCCTCAAGTTGAATATAAAGAAGCGTTTACAAGATCTGCTCAACATAGAGAGACTTACAAAAAACAATCTGGAGGTCGTGGTAAATTCGGTGATATCGTATTTAGAATCGAGCCTGCTGATGAAGTTGATGGAAAAGTTCCTGTTGGATTACAGTTTGTGAATGAAGTAAAAGGAGGTAACGTTCCTAAGGAGTATATTCCTGCAGTTGAAAAAGGTTTCCGTGAAGCTATGAAAACTGGACCTTTAGCTGGGTATGCTGTGGATAGTTTGAAAGTTACTTTATTAGATGGATCTTTCCACCCTGTGGATTCTGATGCTCTTTCTTTTGAATTAGCTGCAAGAATGGGTTATAAGGAATCTGGTAAAGCTGCTGGAGCTGTTATCTTAGAGCCAATCATGAAAATCGAAGTTATTACTCCGGAAGAAAACATGGGTGATATTGTAGGTGACTTGAACCGTCGTAGAGGTCAGGTAAATGATATGGGTGATAGAAACGGAGCGAAAACTATTAAGGCAGATGTGCCATTGGCTGAGATGTTTGGTTATGTTACTACATTAAGAACATTATCATCTGGTAGAGCGACATCTACAATGGAGTTTTCTCATTATGCAGAAACACCTTCTAACATTTCAGAAGAGGTAATCAAAAAAGCAAAAGGTAACGCTTAA
- the rpsJ gene encoding 30S ribosomal protein S10: protein MSQKIRIKLKSYDHMLVDKSAEKIVKTVKTTGAVVTGPIPLPTHKKLFTVLRSPHVNKKAREQFEVMSYKRLIDIYSSSSKTIDALMKLELPSGVEVEIKV from the coding sequence ATGAGTCAAAAAATCAGAATAAAACTAAAATCTTACGATCACATGTTGGTAGATAAATCTGCTGAAAAGATCGTAAAAACAGTAAAAACTACTGGAGCGGTTGTAACAGGTCCTATTCCGTTGCCAACTCACAAAAAACTTTTCACTGTATTGCGTTCTCCGCACGTTAACAAAAAAGCGAGAGAGCAATTTGAAGTAATGTCATACAAGAGATTGATTGATATTTATTCATCTTCATCTAAAACTATTGATGCTTTAATGAAACTTGAATTGCCAAGTGGGGTTGAAGTAGAGATTAAAGTATAA
- the rplB gene encoding 50S ribosomal protein L2 produces MSVRKLKPITPGQRFRVVNGYDAITTDKPERSLIAPIKNSGGRNSQGKMTMRYTGGGHKQRYRIIDFKRTKDGIPATVKSIEYDPNRTAFIALLAYADGEKTYIIAQNGLKVGQKLVSGPESQPEIGNTLPLSRIPLGTVISCIELRPGQGAVIARSAGTFAQLMARDGKYATIKMPSGETRLILLTCSATIGAVSNSDHQLVVSGKAGRTRWLGRRPRTRPVAMNPVDHPMGGGEGRSSGGHPRSRKGLPAKGYRTRSKKNPSNKYIVERRKK; encoded by the coding sequence ATGTCAGTAAGAAAATTAAAACCTATTACCCCGGGTCAGCGATTTAGAGTTGTGAATGGTTATGACGCTATTACAACTGATAAGCCGGAACGCTCTTTGATAGCGCCGATAAAAAACTCAGGAGGTAGAAATAGTCAAGGAAAGATGACCATGCGTTATACGGGTGGTGGTCACAAGCAGAGATATCGTATTATTGATTTCAAAAGAACTAAAGATGGAATTCCAGCTACAGTGAAATCAATCGAATATGATCCAAATCGTACTGCATTTATTGCTTTATTAGCTTATGCTGATGGAGAGAAAACTTATATTATCGCTCAAAACGGATTGAAAGTTGGTCAGAAATTAGTTTCTGGACCAGAATCTCAACCAGAGATTGGTAATACTTTACCTTTAAGCAGAATTCCTCTTGGAACTGTTATATCTTGTATTGAGTTACGTCCAGGACAAGGAGCTGTAATCGCTCGTTCAGCTGGAACTTTTGCTCAGTTAATGGCAAGAGACGGGAAATATGCAACAATTAAAATGCCATCTGGTGAGACAAGATTAATCTTGTTAACTTGTTCGGCTACAATTGGAGCTGTTTCTAATTCTGACCACCAATTAGTTGTATCTGGAAAAGCAGGTAGAACAAGATGGTTAGGAAGAAGACCTAGAACTAGACCAGTAGCGATGAACCCAGTTGATCACCCTATGGGAGGTGGTGAAGGACGTTCTTCTGGAGGGCATCCACGTTCAAGAAAAGGATTGCCAGCTAAAGGTTACAGAACTCGTTCTAAGAAAAACCCGAGTAACAAGTATATCGTAGAACGTAGAAAGAAATAA
- the rplW gene encoding 50S ribosomal protein L23 — MSIIIRPIVTEKVTKESEVLNRFGFVVDKKANKVEIKKAIEAAYGVTIVSVNTMNVRPDRSTKYTKSGLISGKTNAIKKAIVQVQEGETIDFYNNI, encoded by the coding sequence ATGAGTATCATAATTAGACCTATAGTAACTGAAAAAGTAACCAAAGAAAGTGAAGTTTTAAACCGCTTTGGATTCGTTGTTGACAAAAAAGCAAACAAAGTTGAAATTAAGAAAGCTATTGAAGCTGCTTATGGAGTAACTATCGTTTCTGTTAATACAATGAATGTTAGACCGGATAGATCTACTAAATACACTAAAAGTGGTTTAATCAGTGGAAAGACAAATGCAATAAAAAAAGCAATTGTTCAAGTACAAGAAGGAGAAACAATTGATTTTTACAACAATATCTAA
- the rplD gene encoding 50S ribosomal protein L4 codes for MEVKVLDFNGKDTGRKVQLSDSVFAIEPNNHAVYLDVKQYLANQRQGTHKAKERAEVTGSTRKIKKQKGTGTARAGSVKNPLFKGGGTVFGPRPRSYSFKLNKGLKRLARKSAFSIKAKESNIIVLEDFNFDVPNTKNFINVLKALGLENKKSLFVLGESNKNVYLSSRNLKASNVVTSSELSTYAILNTNNLVLLEGSLELIEENLSK; via the coding sequence ATGGAAGTAAAAGTATTAGATTTCAACGGAAAAGATACTGGTAGAAAAGTTCAACTTTCTGATTCAGTATTCGCAATTGAACCAAACAATCACGCAGTATATCTTGATGTTAAGCAATATCTTGCTAATCAAAGACAAGGTACTCATAAAGCTAAAGAAAGAGCTGAAGTAACTGGAAGTACTCGTAAGATTAAAAAACAAAAAGGTACGGGTACAGCTCGTGCTGGAAGTGTTAAGAATCCTTTGTTTAAAGGTGGAGGAACAGTTTTCGGGCCAAGACCAAGAAGTTATTCATTCAAATTGAATAAAGGTTTAAAAAGATTGGCTAGAAAATCAGCTTTCTCAATCAAAGCAAAAGAGTCAAATATTATCGTTCTTGAAGACTTTAATTTTGATGTGCCAAACACTAAAAATTTCATTAACGTTTTGAAAGCTTTAGGGTTAGAAAATAAAAAATCTCTATTTGTATTGGGTGAGTCAAATAAAAATGTATATTTGTCGTCACGCAATTTAAAGGCTTCTAATGTCGTAACTAGCTCAGAATTAAGCACTTACGCAATATTAAACACTAATAATTTAGTGCTTTTGGAGGGTTCTTTAGAGTTAATTGAAGAAAATTTAAGCAAATAA
- the rpsL gene encoding 30S ribosomal protein S12, translating to MPTIQQLVRTGRTQITKKSKSVALDSCPQRRGVCTRVYTTTPKKPNSAMRKVARVRLTNGNEVNAYIPGEGHNLQEHSIVLVRGGRVKDLPGVRYHIVRGALDTSGVAGRTQRRSKYGAKRPKEAKK from the coding sequence ATGCCAACAATTCAACAATTAGTAAGAACAGGAAGAACTCAGATAACTAAGAAGAGTAAATCGGTTGCTTTAGATTCTTGTCCTCAAAGAAGAGGGGTTTGTACGCGTGTTTACACTACTACACCAAAAAAACCAAACTCTGCAATGCGTAAAGTTGCGCGTGTACGTTTGACAAATGGTAATGAGGTGAATGCTTACATCCCTGGAGAAGGACACAATTTACAAGAGCACTCGATAGTATTAGTTAGAGGTGGAAGGGTAAAAGATTTACCAGGTGTTAGATATCATATCGTTCGTGGAGCGCTTGACACGTCAGGTGTTGCAGGAAGAACGCAAAGAAGATCTAAGTACGGTGCTAAACGCCCAAAAGAAGCAAAAAAGTAA
- the rpsG gene encoding 30S ribosomal protein S7, whose amino-acid sequence MRKRAAKKRPLLPDPRFNDQLVTRFVNNLMWDGKKSTAFKVFYDAIDIIETKKQNDEKTSLEIWKDALTNVMPHVEVRSRRVGGATFQIPMQIRPDRKISMAMKWLILYARRRNEKSMAQRLASECLAAAKEEGAAVKKRMDTHKMAEANKAFSHFRF is encoded by the coding sequence ATGAGAAAAAGAGCGGCAAAGAAAAGACCACTTTTACCGGATCCGAGGTTTAACGACCAATTAGTAACGCGTTTTGTGAATAACTTAATGTGGGATGGTAAGAAATCTACAGCTTTTAAAGTATTTTATGATGCTATTGATATCATCGAAACTAAAAAGCAAAATGATGAAAAAACTTCATTAGAAATTTGGAAAGATGCTTTAACAAACGTTATGCCTCACGTAGAAGTACGTAGCCGTAGAGTTGGTGGAGCTACATTTCAAATCCCAATGCAGATTCGTCCAGACAGAAAAATTTCTATGGCTATGAAGTGGTTAATACTTTATGCTAGAAGAAGAAACGAAAAATCTATGGCACAACGTTTAGCGTCAGAATGTTTAGCTGCTGCTAAAGAAGAAGGTGCTGCGGTTAAGAAAAGAATGGATACTCACAAAATGGCAGAAGCTAACAAAGCATTCTCTCACTTTAGATTTTAA
- a CDS encoding SusC/RagA family TonB-linked outer membrane protein: MKLKFNGFLVLLLVLVAQLSFAQERAVSGTVSDNAGMPLPGVSVLVKGTKAGTQTDFDGKYTIKASSSQVLVFSYIGMKSQEIAATSSTVNVKLAGDAQELESVVVTTALGIKREKKSLGYATQEVKGGDLRNGTSSGNFLNELSGKVAGVNITRNSNFGGSTSAISRGVKAIGQTNEMLIVIDGMPINNGNNTNDGTTAQSSGGRGFDYGNNGMDINPEDIESVNVLKGAAASALYGYLAGNGVLMITTKKGKAKKGLGITVSSEVVTGAPDKNTFVKYQKQYGAGYGSSFSSQDIDGDGVNDRVVFFGDDASVGNAFDPSLNVYQWDAFSAYPGNNNYGQKTPWKAAANDPFKFFQNSLSLVNTISFEDGNEKTNVVFNYTNTKQTGVLPNSELRKNNFSLKLNHQFTDRLSLSTFANFSAQETIGRNMTGYSDNMISGFRQWWQTNVDIKELERAYNNSGGQNITWNRKSVDDATPAYWNNPYFERYKNYQNDSRNRFIGYANFTYKIADWVSATAKISTDTYSEIREERVAQGSVSKTFGINALDETSGYQRYNGNFSEQNYDLLLTFNKKFGEDFSLNGVAGGTIRNTYFNQITASTQGGLIIPGIYSLSNSKAASPYPYERETNASVNSYYVSASLGYLDTYFIDATARRDAFSNLPADDNHIPSYSVSGSWVFSKNIDASWLTFGKLRGGYSESPLGTPPLALVDTYTKYDPFNNNQMYSVNSIKNNPDLKPIKTNTTEVGLEMQFLNRRIGFDVSLYKNINDGEAVRVPYSTATGYTSKYVNAATIENKGIEVQFNVTPIKTSNFAWDINVNWSKNDNEVTALADGVTNLQVASFPGTVSLNAVVGQPFGVLKGTDYTYTADGQKIVNPTTGRYVINTSTNNIIGNINPDWIGGIRNKFSYKSLSFSFLIDMKKGGDIFSTDQWYGVGTGLTDETAGNNDLGNPKRNTIANGGGVINPGVYADGTPNTTRTAYSTGGAITNAYSNGPRSQYVYDASFVKLREVNITYTLPSSLVQKIKLVDAKISLIGSNLWIIHKNLPDADPESGLGSNIGSQGLSIGSLPTTRNIGCNLTIKF; this comes from the coding sequence ATGAAACTAAAGTTCAATGGATTCTTAGTGCTTTTATTAGTACTAGTTGCGCAACTTTCTTTTGCGCAAGAAAGAGCTGTTTCGGGAACAGTTTCTGACAATGCAGGAATGCCTCTACCAGGTGTTAGTGTATTAGTTAAAGGAACCAAAGCTGGAACGCAAACCGATTTTGATGGTAAATACACTATCAAAGCATCATCAAGCCAAGTATTGGTATTTAGCTACATTGGGATGAAATCTCAAGAAATAGCTGCAACTTCATCAACAGTTAACGTAAAATTAGCTGGAGATGCACAAGAACTTGAAAGTGTTGTTGTAACAACAGCTTTAGGTATTAAAAGAGAGAAAAAATCTCTTGGTTATGCTACACAAGAGGTTAAAGGAGGAGATTTAAGAAATGGTACTTCTAGTGGTAACTTCTTAAATGAGCTTTCTGGTAAAGTTGCCGGTGTTAACATCACTAGAAACTCTAACTTTGGAGGTTCTACAAGTGCAATTTCACGAGGAGTTAAAGCTATTGGTCAAACAAACGAAATGTTAATTGTTATTGACGGTATGCCAATCAACAACGGAAATAACACTAACGATGGAACAACAGCTCAATCATCTGGTGGTCGTGGATTTGACTATGGTAACAACGGTATGGATATTAACCCAGAAGATATCGAAAGTGTGAACGTATTAAAAGGTGCAGCTGCATCTGCTTTATACGGATACTTAGCTGGTAACGGGGTATTAATGATCACAACCAAAAAAGGTAAAGCTAAAAAAGGATTAGGAATTACTGTTTCTTCTGAGGTTGTAACAGGTGCTCCAGATAAAAATACTTTCGTAAAATACCAAAAACAATATGGTGCTGGTTACGGATCTTCTTTCTCATCACAAGATATTGATGGTGATGGTGTAAATGACAGAGTAGTTTTCTTTGGAGATGATGCTTCTGTAGGTAACGCTTTTGACCCTTCATTAAATGTTTACCAGTGGGATGCATTCTCTGCATATCCAGGAAACAATAATTATGGACAAAAAACTCCATGGAAAGCAGCTGCTAATGATCCTTTTAAATTCTTCCAAAATTCACTTTCTTTAGTGAATACAATCTCATTTGAAGATGGAAATGAAAAAACAAACGTTGTTTTCAACTATACTAACACTAAACAAACAGGTGTATTACCAAATAGTGAATTAAGAAAAAACAACTTCAGTTTAAAATTAAACCACCAATTTACAGACAGATTGTCTTTAAGCACATTTGCTAATTTCTCTGCTCAAGAAACTATAGGTAGAAACATGACTGGATATAGCGACAACATGATTTCTGGTTTCCGTCAGTGGTGGCAAACAAACGTTGATATCAAAGAATTAGAAAGAGCATACAACAATTCAGGTGGACAAAACATCACTTGGAACAGAAAATCTGTTGATGATGCAACTCCAGCATACTGGAACAACCCTTATTTTGAGCGTTATAAAAACTACCAAAATGATAGCAGAAACCGTTTCATAGGTTATGCTAACTTCACATACAAAATTGCTGACTGGGTTTCTGCAACTGCTAAAATCTCTACAGATACGTATTCTGAAATCCGTGAAGAAAGAGTTGCTCAAGGTTCTGTTTCTAAAACTTTCGGTATTAATGCTCTTGATGAAACTTCAGGATACCAACGTTATAATGGTAACTTCTCTGAGCAGAACTACGATTTACTATTGACTTTCAACAAAAAATTTGGTGAAGATTTTAGTTTAAATGGAGTAGCTGGGGGAACAATTAGAAATACGTATTTCAACCAAATTACAGCTTCAACTCAAGGAGGTTTAATTATTCCTGGAATCTACAGTTTATCTAACTCTAAAGCTGCTAGCCCATATCCTTACGAAAGAGAAACTAATGCTTCTGTAAATAGTTATTACGTTTCTGCTTCTTTAGGTTATTTGGATACATACTTCATCGATGCAACTGCTCGTAGAGATGCTTTCTCAAACTTACCTGCTGATGATAACCACATTCCAAGTTATTCAGTTTCTGGTAGCTGGGTTTTCTCTAAAAACATTGATGCAAGCTGGTTAACTTTTGGTAAATTAAGAGGAGGTTACTCTGAAAGCCCACTTGGAACACCGCCATTAGCTTTAGTTGATACATATACAAAATATGATCCGTTCAACAACAACCAGATGTACTCTGTTAACTCTATCAAAAACAATCCTGATTTAAAGCCTATCAAAACAAATACTACAGAGGTTGGTCTTGAGATGCAGTTCTTAAATAGAAGAATTGGATTTGACGTGAGTTTGTACAAAAACATAAATGATGGAGAAGCTGTAAGAGTTCCTTATTCAACTGCTACAGGTTATACATCTAAATATGTAAACGCTGCAACAATTGAAAACAAAGGTATCGAGGTTCAATTCAATGTTACTCCAATCAAAACAAGCAACTTTGCTTGGGACATCAATGTTAACTGGTCTAAAAATGACAACGAAGTTACTGCTTTAGCTGATGGTGTAACTAACTTACAAGTTGCTTCTTTCCCTGGTACAGTATCATTAAATGCTGTTGTTGGACAACCATTCGGAGTATTAAAAGGAACAGATTATACTTATACTGCTGATGGACAAAAAATTGTTAACCCAACAACAGGTAGATATGTAATCAACACTTCTACTAACAACATTATTGGTAACATCAATCCTGATTGGATTGGAGGTATTAGAAACAAATTCTCTTACAAAAGTTTATCTTTCAGTTTCTTAATTGACATGAAAAAAGGTGGAGATATCTTTTCTACTGACCAATGGTATGGTGTTGGAACTGGTTTAACTGATGAAACAGCTGGAAACAATGATCTTGGAAACCCAAAAAGAAATACTATTGCTAACGGTGGTGGTGTAATCAACCCTGGTGTTTATGCAGATGGAACTCCAAATACTACAAGAACAGCTTACTCTACTGGTGGTGCTATTACAAACGCTTATAGTAATGGTCCAAGAAGCCAGTACGTTTACGATGCAAGTTTTGTTAAGTTAAGAGAGGTAAATATTACTTATACATTACCATCTTCATTAGTTCAAAAAATCAAATTAGTAGACGCAAAAATCTCTCTTATTGGTTCTAACTTATGGATAATCCATAAAAATCTTCCAGATGCAGACCCAGAAAGTGGATTAGGATCTAACATAGGATCTCAAGGTCTTTCTATCGGTTCTCTACCAACAACTAGAAATATCGGTTGTAACTTAACAATAAAATTCTAA
- a CDS encoding BamA/TamA family outer membrane protein, with the protein MYLKINGTNNIENQIIDSINYTTNHPNLKSLFNEIEKTSKTLSKKGFINNKTLSINKINDTTYNSIINLKERIKTIHIYIGINNSFFSSNKKQKDTIILPYDQVENYLNNKIIEAEKNGYSLNKIKLENIRKEKSIIYADLNFKSEKKRSLNSIILNYKNEDSKDFFPKGYLKQLNKKYLNKTFNQEIIKELYNEINSYEFLSQTKYPEILFTNDSTKVFVYIEKRKANTFDGYIGFSNDENKKAILNGYLDISLLNTLHAGEKFSLYWKSDGNQQKTFNTKLELPYIFKSPFGIKAQLNIFKQDSTFQNTKTAIDLGYYINYNSKLYLGYQSTESSDIQNINNSTISDFDNSYITSTYEYKRIDLNNNLLPQKAFLNSIIGFGKRETNNDTETAQPSKQFYINLNATYNFELNTKNFININSQNFYLDSKNYISNELFRFGGMNSIRGFSENSLQANFYSAILTEYRYMFSKNTYIHSVTDYAIYQDLTNISNPKKIKKLIGIGIGAGIQTKSGILRIILTNGHENQQEIQLYNTIVNICYNVKF; encoded by the coding sequence TTGTATCTTAAAATAAACGGAACAAATAATATCGAAAACCAAATTATTGATTCTATTAATTACACTACTAATCATCCAAATTTAAAATCACTATTTAACGAAATAGAAAAAACCTCTAAAACCCTGTCAAAAAAAGGCTTTATAAACAACAAAACACTAAGCATCAATAAGATAAATGATACCACATACAACTCTATCATTAACCTAAAAGAAAGAATAAAAACTATACATATATATATAGGTATAAATAATTCATTTTTTAGTTCAAACAAAAAACAAAAAGACACTATAATACTACCCTACGATCAAGTCGAAAACTACTTAAACAACAAAATTATTGAGGCAGAAAAAAATGGCTACTCCTTAAATAAAATAAAACTGGAAAATATTAGAAAAGAGAAATCGATAATTTATGCTGATCTAAATTTTAAATCCGAAAAAAAACGCAGTTTAAATTCCATTATTCTAAATTATAAAAACGAAGATTCAAAAGATTTTTTCCCAAAAGGATATTTAAAACAACTCAATAAAAAATATCTCAACAAAACATTCAACCAAGAAATCATCAAAGAGCTTTATAACGAAATTAACAGTTACGAATTTTTAAGCCAGACAAAATATCCTGAAATTTTATTCACCAACGACTCCACAAAAGTTTTTGTATATATCGAAAAAAGAAAAGCAAATACATTTGACGGCTACATTGGATTTTCAAATGATGAAAATAAAAAAGCTATCCTAAATGGATATTTAGATATTTCGTTATTAAACACTCTTCATGCAGGAGAAAAATTTTCTTTATATTGGAAAAGCGACGGCAATCAACAAAAAACATTTAATACAAAACTAGAATTACCATATATATTCAAATCGCCATTTGGAATAAAAGCCCAATTAAACATTTTCAAGCAAGACAGCACTTTTCAAAACACAAAAACAGCTATTGATCTTGGATATTACATTAATTACAATTCAAAATTATACTTAGGATATCAATCAACAGAATCTAGTGATATTCAAAATATAAATAATTCTACAATAAGTGACTTTGATAATTCATATATCACATCTACATATGAATACAAAAGAATTGATCTGAACAACAATCTGTTACCTCAAAAAGCATTTTTAAATTCAATTATTGGATTTGGAAAACGAGAAACAAATAACGACACAGAAACAGCTCAACCAAGCAAACAATTTTACATAAATTTAAATGCAACTTATAATTTTGAGCTTAATACCAAAAATTTTATTAACATAAATTCTCAAAATTTCTATTTAGACAGTAAAAATTACATTTCGAACGAATTATTTAGATTTGGCGGAATGAATTCAATTAGGGGATTTTCAGAAAATAGTCTTCAAGCAAATTTCTATTCAGCAATTCTTACAGAATATAGATATATGTTTTCAAAAAACACTTATATTCATTCTGTTACGGATTACGCTATATATCAAGACTTAACGAATATTTCAAATCCTAAAAAAATTAAGAAATTAATAGGAATTGGAATTGGTGCAGGAATACAAACAAAAAGCGGAATTTTACGAATAATTCTCACGAATGGTCACGAAAATCAACAGGAAATACAATTATATAACACTATCGTAAACATATGTTATAATGTTAAATTTTAA
- the rplC gene encoding 50S ribosomal protein L3, whose amino-acid sequence MSGLIGKKIGMTSIFDENGKNIPCTVIEAGPCVVTQVRTNEVDGYEALQLGFDDKNEKHSTKAALGHFKKAGTVAKKKVVEFKEFATEQKLGDLIDVSIFEEGEFVDVQGVSKGKGFQGVVKRHGFGGVGQATHGQHNRLRAPGSVGASSYPSRVFKGMRMAGRMGGDNVKVQNLRVLKVVAEKNLLVVKGCVPGHKNSYVIIQK is encoded by the coding sequence ATGTCTGGGTTAATTGGTAAAAAAATCGGCATGACTAGTATTTTCGATGAAAACGGGAAAAACATTCCTTGTACAGTAATCGAAGCTGGGCCGTGTGTTGTTACCCAAGTCAGAACCAACGAGGTTGACGGGTATGAAGCGTTGCAACTTGGTTTCGATGACAAAAACGAGAAACATTCTACTAAAGCGGCTTTAGGTCACTTTAAAAAAGCTGGAACTGTTGCTAAGAAAAAAGTCGTTGAATTCAAAGAATTTGCAACTGAACAAAAATTAGGAGATCTTATCGATGTTTCTATTTTTGAAGAAGGAGAATTTGTAGATGTACAAGGTGTATCTAAAGGTAAAGGTTTCCAAGGTGTTGTTAAGCGTCACGGTTTTGGTGGGGTTGGACAAGCTACTCATGGTCAGCACAACCGTTTAAGAGCGCCAGGTTCTGTAGGAGCTTCTTCTTATCCATCTAGAGTATTCAAAGGAATGCGTATGGCTGGAAGAATGGGAGGAGATAATGTAAAAGTTCAAAACCTTAGAGTTTTAAAAGTAGTTGCTGAAAAGAACTTACTTGTTGTTAAAGGATGTGTTCCTGGTCACAAAAACTCTTACGTAATCATTCAGAAGTAA